The Zavarzinella sp. sequence CGGAATTGCAAGTGCGAGCATAATTCCGATGCTGAAAACTAGTATCTGATCGATAAAACTCAACTAAAAATAATCCAAATCGTCCAACTATTGTCTCGCAGGAATTTTGAACAAACACTGCCAGAAGAGAATTCAGGCAATGGCTGAATTCATGGTAGAATTTGAGGATAAAAACGAATTTTTCACTCCGAGCAGAATTGCAATATCAGTATTGAACCATTGAATTGTCTCTGAAATGAATTATCGAGGTGGGATCGAAATGATGTTACCCGGCGTTCACTAACGGATTTTGGGATCGGGCAGCCCACTGCGAATCCCCTCATCAATCGGCATTTTATCTGGGTTCGCCCCTGCTTTCTGTATCAACTCATTTAACTGGTTGTGTAATTCCTTTACCAACGTGGCATGTTCGGCACTTCGAATCAGGTTTTTCGATTCAGTGGGATCATTCTGCAAATCGTACAATTCCGCCATGTGCTTATCGGCTGTGCCATCACCGTGGGGATAGCGAATGTACTTATAACGATCGGTACGAATCGCACGTACGTTAGGTGTGTAGGGAAACTGTTTTTCGTAGTTGTACTCATAGTACCAGGCGGTGCGGAACGCATCCTTTTCTCCGCGAAGCAATGGTACCCAAGACATTCCGTGGATATTCTGAAGTGGTTTCGCCTGACATAACTCCAGAATTGTTGGAGCAAAATCGAGCGTAAGTACTTGCTGCTTCAATACTTTTGGCTGATTTACCGGAACTAACCTGGGATAGCGCACCACCAGAGGCAACCGAATACTTGGTTCGTGGGCCGTGCGTTTATCCACCATGCCGTGCTCACCATTTAACAGGCCATTATCAGTGGTGTAGATAAAAACCGTATTATCCAGAACGCCCAGTTTATCCAATTTCTCGTAAAGCACCCCCACACTATCATCAACCGATTGAATGGTGCCCCAGTATGCCCGCGTCATCGCTTCAAAATCTTTGACAGCTTCCGGGGAACGGTCCGGAAACTTCTTGCGATACGAAAACAGTGGGCCGTAAATCCCGTGCCAGGTATCGAGCCGTTTCTGGAACCAATCGGGTTTGTCTTTCAATTGAAAAGCAGAATCCGGATATGGAATCTTCACACGATCAAATGAGTGTTCGTATTTCTTTTCAGGATAGTAAAAACTGTGCGGTGCCTTGTGCCCTACCATTAAGAGAAAGGGTTTCTTTTGTTGGGCTGCGTTTTGCAGCCAGTCTGTGGCCATTTCCGTCACCACGTGGGTGTAGTAACCGGGTACCACTTTGCGCTCCCCACCATTGACTCGAAATTCGGTATCGAAATATTTTCCCTGCCCACGGTGGGTAACAAAGTGATCGAAACCGGGGCGTTTGTCGTCGTTCTCTTCGCCCATGTGCCACTTGCCAATGTAGGCAGTCTGATACCCGGCCTGCTGCAACATCAGCGGGAAACTTTGCAGGTTTTTTGGATATTCAGTGAAGTTATTTACCACACCATGAGAGTGGGCATACAATCCGCTGAGTATCGATGCACGGCTAGGGGAACACAACGAAGTCGTGCAAAATGCATTGGGAAAATAAACACCTTCTTTTCCCAACCGATCAATGTTGGGAGTCTTCAGGTGCGGATTTCCGCCAGAAATACCAATGGTATCCCACCGAGCATCATCGGTCAGAATAAACACTACATTGGGACGTGGCAGATTTCGCTCTTCAGCAAAGGACAATGTTGCCAACGAAAAAATCAAAACGGTTTGAAAATACTTGTACCAATTGAAAGCCAATTTGCTTACTCCAGTAGGGGAAAGGTAACAACATTCTACCATTCAGACATTCGAAAGATATACTGTATTTTGCCAGTGTTTGGCAGTTGTTTATTTTTAAAGGAAATGTTATGCAGAAGTTGATCGGAATTACATTCGTTGGTGTATTACTGCTGACAGCAAGCGGTTGCTCCAATCGAGCCAAAGCAGAGAAAGTTGTTGAAGAAATGCTGTCAATACTTCAACAGTTCAACGACACACTTGCTTCAGTGAAAGACAAGGATTCTGCCAAGGCAGCAGCATCCAAATTGGATCAACTTGGCCAGCAAATTAAGGCATTAGCAGAAAAAAATAAAGATCTGAAGATCACAAAGGACGATGAAAAATATCTCGAAGAAAAATTCAAACCCAAGTTTGATGAAATTGGCAAAACGTTGAGCCAAACTGCGATGAAAGCAGGCCTTGCTTCGATGGGTGAACCTACTTTTATGAAAGCGATTCAAAACTTTGGTGCTAGTGCTCAAGAAGCTCAGAATATCATGAAAGCTAACGAAAAATAATTCATCCCACACGAAGCGTCTAAATCTATTTCATTGTTGAGTGCGTAAAAAAACCCCGTTGCCGCAGGCATCCACCTTTGTACAACGGGGCCGGAACAGAGAAGAGACAAGTGTGAGATTACCAGATCAATTCGATGGTTGTCAAATGAAAAAGTGGGGAAAATTGAAAAATGATTTACCAGCCACCAATTAATTGACGTATCAATATCTCAATCGCAAGATAATCACTTTTAAATTAACTGATCCGCAATTAGTTGATATGCAATCTAATTCAGCTTGGGGATCTTGAATTCGCCAGTAATCTCGCCCGCTTTTTTCTTCGATTTCACGAAACTTGCCACCAGCAGGGTACAATCATCGGCTGCGTGGGCAGTCCCCAAATAATCGTCCAGGTGGGAAAGCACTTGTTGAATAGTGTTTCGTGCGTTCCCTTGCGACTGCAAAACCGCCTGGTCCAGTCGGTCTAAACCAAAAGGTTCTTCGTTTTCGTTCGTGGCATCGGTTACACCATCTGTGAAAAACAGCACTTCGTCTCCGGGCCGCACCGAAAAATCGGTGTGTTGATATTCCACCTCCGCCATAATACCCAGTGGTATTCGCTTCTGTGAACGCAATTCCGTGATTGAATTCCCAACAGAATTTCGCATTCGGGGTGCCGGGTGGCCAGCATTACATATCTGCAGCACCGCGCGGTCCTGATCGTAAACTGCATAAACTGCAGTCACAAAAATGCCCTTGGAATGGGTTTCCATCTGCACCAGATGCCGGTTGATGTACTCCAGCAATAATCCAGGCTGCGAAGTGGGGCCGGAATATGTCTGTATCAGTGAATGAACTATGGCCATCACCATCGCTGCGTGGCCACCATGGCCGGATACATCGGCCACCAATATCCCCCACCTGCCCCGTGGGAGTCGCAGTACGTGGTAATAATCCCCACCCGCGTGGCTGGAAGGCAGATATTCCACGGCCAGTTGCAACGTAGAAATGACTGGCAATGCATTTGGCAACAGCGATTTTTGCAGAGCGGCGATCAATTGCATTTCGCGGGCATTCTGCAAACGGACTTCTTCCAGTTCGTTCAGCAGTGCAAGCCGACTGACTTCCGTAAAGTATTGCAGCAGAAGCAGTTGAATCGAATGATTACTTTCAGAAGTGGGGGGCAACTGCTCTTGATCCACCACGATGCAAATCTCCAGACTTGATCTGCCGGGAAAAATTGTTGTGATGCTGTGATCCGTGCGTACCAAAGTTTCTAATGGACGTGTGATCGTGGGCGATGAATGTAACAACTCCGTAACATCTTCACTGCTGAGCGTAACACGATGTGCATGAAATTGACCCGATTCTCGCAGAAAGAGGCAGCCAGTCCATTGTTGATGCAATTGGCGATTGAGCAGCAACACAGCACCAGATGTGACAAACCGGTTCAAATAATTTTGTACGACTTCGGTAAGGCAATCTGGGCTGACAGCACTTTTCCAACCACGAATCGCATCCATTTGGGAAATCATTTCACCCAAACTCACAGTAATTGACAAGAAGGGACGAAATTTCTGCTGAAATGATCAGTTCAGTGAAAAATCGGTCTTTAGTAAATCACAATGCGTGCAGATGGGCAAGCAATTAATGTTGGAATCCGTTGAAAATTTCTGTTAAGATTACTTTAAGATTTTCCAAAGCTGGGATTTAGCAACTTTTTGTGGCACCATATGCTGGAGAATCTGGCAAAGCCTACTAAGTTGATCACCAAACTACTTAATTAATGGTCATGCGAGCAAAACCAGGATGTTGCCTGTAAGCGAAAGTGTGAACACTACCGATATCGAAGGTTGCGAAGCAATCCTGGGATATCGATTTCGGGACGCAAAATTACTGTCGACTGCCCTCACCCACCGTAGTTCTGCATGCACCCGCCTGGATTCCTACGAACGTCTGGAATTGCTAGGGGATGCCGTCCTGGGCCTGGTGTGCGTCGAATTTCTGTTTCGATTTCAGGAAGAAGCAGATGAAGGTACCCTGACCAAACTGAAATCGTTTCTGGTTAGTCGCGCTTCCTGTAAAGAAATGTTGCTGGAACTGGGTCTCGCCACTTATCTGAAGATCAGCAAAGGGCTCGGCAATGCGGAAGAATTGCCTGAAAGTATTCTTGCGGGCACGTTTGAAGCGATTCTGGGGGCAATTTATCTGGACGGTGGGTTGGAAGAGGTAACACGATTTCTTTTGCCGGTGTTGAAGCACCGAATGGAAGCAATTGATCCTGTACTGCAAATTGAAAATGCGAAATCCCAACTGCAGCAATACACCCAGCGCAAGAATGGCAAAACTCCTAAGTACTTAATAATCAAGGAGATCGGACCAGATCATCTGAAGCAATTTTTGATTGCGGTGCAGTACGAATCCCGCACCTTCTCCCCCGCGTGGGGGAATTCAAAAAAATCGGCTGAGATTCGGGCAGCAGCAAATGCTCTTGCAGAAATTGAAGATCAGCCGGTACCATTTTCCAGCGGAATGACCGATGTCTAAGCCATTTGCTTACAAAATTTATTGCCAGACCAAAAACTGTGGGCGAACTGCTACCCACAAAGTGGCAGCACGGTGGAGCGATGGTAATACTGCTGAAATGAAAACTTATTTTCTGAGTTGTGAATCGTGCGTTGAGCAGCACCTGCTGGAAGCGATCCAAAAACAACAAACATGTAAACTACTTCCAGAAGAAACTCTGGAACTACCCACCATCTTTCAAATAAATTGAACTCGATTTGAAAGAACAAACTTCCTAAGCTGCTGATTCATCAGGAGTTGCGAACGCTTTATTTACTGCTTCCATCAACCGTTCCATCGCAAAGGGTTTACGAATGTAATCGATTACCCCCAGGTATTCCGCATAAGCTTTGTGGCGGCTCCCTTCGTTGGCTGTAATCATAATCATCGGTGGGGCGTCTGGTTTATCGCGAAAATGCTCCAGCACCGGATAACCACCCATCCCGGGCATCATCATATCCAGAATTACAAGGTCAGGACGATTGTTGGAAATCAGCGTTTTGGCCTGCTTGCCATCAGACGCCTGACTGACTCGAAAACCATGCTTTTCCAGTAACGTGCGTAATCCATCGCTCAACTCTCGGTCATCATCCACAATCAAAATGGTTTTCTGTTCCGCCATCCCCTGCTCCCTGACGCAGTCTTCCATTGCTAATCTAGTTATTATACGCATTTGATACCGGATTTCAGGAAAAGATTTTCGGTGGGCCAATTGAACAGATTTTGTTTGCCAGTGGCACCGCCTTCTGGTGAAATGAGGTCAATATCACCAACCGGTTATCTTTTTGATCGGAAAACGTGAAAAATCGCTCATTTTCATCAGGAGTATGAAGGAAAAATGAAAAAAAATGTGCTTGTAGCAATAATGCTGTGGTGCTGCACTGGGCCTATTCAGGCAGATGGCACCATTTATAAGGTGGAATACCCCACCGATACGCTGGGGTTACAAATGCCCGTTACCTACCGCCTGTGGGTGCCAGACACCAAAGAACCGCTGCGTGCAGTAATTGTGCACCAGCACGGCTGTGGGGTGGGGGCTTGTCAGGGTGGCCGCACGGCAGCAGATGATTTGCACTGGCAGGCTTTGGCACGCAAATGGAACTGTGCCCTGCTGGGACCGTCGTACGGCCAGGGTGAAAAACAAAACTGTCGTTTGTGGTGTGATCCTCGCAACGGGTCTGCAAAAACGTTCCTGAAATGTCTGGACGATTTTTCGCAACAGTCGAAACGACCCGAACTTACAACGATTCCGTGGTGCCTGTGGGGTCATTCCGGTGGCGGGTTCTGGGCCAGCATTATGCAAACACTGTATCCCACGCGAATTGTCGCAATCTGGTGCCGTTCTGGCACCGCACTCCCCGCCTGGACTAAAGGCGAAATTCCTGAAGTAAAACTGACCAAAGAAGTATTTGAAGTCCCCGTGGCATTGAATCCTGGTTTCAAAGAACGTGGCCACAAACAATTTAACGGTGCCTGGACCGGTGCGGTAGCCATGATGAACGCCTACCGTGCCGAAAATGCCCCAATCTGCTTCTGCCCCGATCCAGTCACAGCCCACGAATGTGGGGGAAGTCGGTTTCTGGCAATTCCATTTTTTGATACATGCCTGGGCCTGCGACTCTCTAAAAAAGCGGGTGATCCATCCTTGGCGGCAATCCCAAAGGAAGGAAGGCTGGTTGAGAAAGTAAAAATTAAAGAGTTCTCATCTACATTTCAGGAAGTTGATGATGAACTGACCCACCCAATCTGGTTTCCCAGTAAGGACTTCCGAAAATTGTGGCAGGAATACGTCTCCGCCGGGTGGGTGAAAGATAATACCCCACCGGCAGCTCCGTTTGATGTGCAGGTGGTAACGCAAAATGGTAAAACATTCTTGATCTGGGATGCCCACGCTGACCTGGAAAGTGGAGTTTCCCACTTTGAAATTCTGCAAAACGGAAAAGTAGTCAGCGAACTCAAAAATCTGAAAGCCAAAGGAGTTGCGGCAAAAGTGTTTCAATCGATTTCCTACCACGATACGCCAATGCCGGATTTTCAAAGAATGCAATTTCCGATCACAGATGCTTCCAGCAACTACTCTGTCGTGGCTGTCAATGGTGCGGGACTGAAATCGCCTGCTACTGCACAAAAATAAGCAAATGGTTATCCCCCACCGAACCATGTCGAATGAATTGAAATCCATAAACTGATCGGTTTCACGAGGAATATGGAATGCTTGATGTGGCCCTGGTGGGCACCGGAGGCACACTCCCTTTACCACAACGTTATCTCGCCAGCGCCCTGATTCGCTATCAGGGTGAGTTAATTCTCATCGATTGTGGGGAAGGCACACAGGTCAGTTTGCGGGAATTGGGCTGGGGATTGCGGAATATTGGTGTCATCCTCATCACACATTTTCATGCCGACCATATTTCTGGTTTACCGGGATTACTGCTGACCATTGGCAACAGTGGTAGAGAAGCAAATGAACCGCTGATTATTGCGGGACCTAAAGGGCTGAAAAGGGTCGTTGACTCGTTACGTGTCATCGCACCGCGTTTGCCATTTCCTATTGAATTGGTCGAAATGGATGCCCAACTGGAAGATTTTTACCAGTTCAAAGATTTCAGTATCTCTGCCACTCCTGCAGATCACGAAATATTCTGCCTGAGTTATCGCTTCGACCTGTTTCGGGCGGCAGAGTTCTTGCCAGAAGCAGCAAAAGCATTAGATATTCCGATCAAACGCTGGAAAGATCTTCAACGTGGTGAAACAGTGGAACATAACGGCACCACCTATTACCCCCACCAGGTGATGGGGGAGGATCGTCCTGGATTACGACTAGGTTATATAACAGACAGCCGCCCCACGCAGAATCTGGTGGAGTTCGTGGAAGGTTCCAATTTGCTAATTTGTGAAGGTACATATGGTGACCCCGCCGATCTGCCCAAAGCAAAGGAAAATAAGCATATGACCTTTGCCGAAGCGGGCTTGCTGGGCAAAGCTGCGGGTGTGGAGCAATTGTGGTTGACCCACTTTTCAGCCGCAATGCCATTTCCAAAACAGTATTACAACGAAATCACCCAGTTTTTCCCTGGTGCAAAGCTTGGTACAGACCACCTACAAACCACCCTACGTTTTCAGGATTGACAGGCGGTTTGTGAAAGTCGCTGTTGATAGCTGAAACAAAGATTTTTTTCATAGTTTGCATCCGCTGACTCAATTGAGATAAATTTAGAAAAATCCCAATCCTTTGTCGGGGTTTCTCGGAAATGTTTTCAGTTCAGCAGCAGGATGCATTAACTATGACGGGTCCAGATACTTTTCGATATCATTGAACCAAGTTTCAGAAAAATGGTTCCCATCAGACAGCTTCGCCTATTTGAAGCGAGATACCGCATCCTGGAATCCTTTCTTGAGATCGGAAAATGCCAGCTCGAAACCGGACTTCAACTCTTCCCACTTCTCAGCTGTGGCATCTTTCATCTCAGATAACTTGTCTCCAAGTTTTTCTTTGCGTTCAGACAAGGCGGCGATTTCTTTGTCTAATGCTTCTTTCGTGTCACCTTTAGCATCCTTGGCTTTAGACTTCAGACTATCCAGGTTCGCCTGGAGATCAGCCAATTTCTCCTGAACAGTTTCCAGATAGGCGTCTGTATCCTTCTGAAACTTTTCTTTGTCTATTCCCCCGGTAATAGTGGTTTGATTGCCATCGTTCTTAACTTTGGCAGTAAACCAATCCTGGGAATAACCATAAAATACAACACCAATACCAGCTACCAACACAAGTACTACAAGCATTTTCATAATAGATCTCCTGTTAATTAAAACAAAAAACTACTGGATTCTCTACGGCAAAGGACGTTGCCTTTGCAGCAATCGAAATAAGATCACTACGAGAATAATTACCAGTAACAGATGGGTCAGATTGCCACCAATCGGCACAACCAACCAGCCTTACAGCCACAGAATTACAACAATCAGAATGATTGTTTCAAGAGTATCTCGAGGCATTGCAATGACACTCCTTTGTTAAAACAAAAACAGTTTCACTCATTTAAGGATACCTTCCTGGGAAGAAATCCTTACAACTTTCTTCCCAGGACAAACAACATATTCTTCCCAGGACAAAAGATTTCTGCTGTGAGCAGGCATTCGAAACAGAGTTGTTGCTGTGGAAAAATTCACCTACAATAATGTCGAATTCAAGGCATTATTGTTGAGTATGAATCAAACAATTTTCTTTGGCCAGGTTGTTACCCTGGGGGGCAAAACTCAAGTGAAAAATGCACAGAGATCCTTTCAAGGAATTGCATTTGGAGCGGGTTTCAATTAGTCGAACCAAGCTCATTGGACATTTTTGGCCAATGGGGTATAGGCCGAATAAGGCCTCAGAATGTATTTTTCTGATAGCCCAAGCCTGTATGACCGTCTCAACTAACCTACACCATTGCAACTTGCTTATAGCAAAGGGGCCTCGAAGTTGCTCGCGAACACAATACACTAGGTTCTGTTGACGAATGAACGGCATTTGATGAACGTAGCAGCCAGATGAATGAAGCTCAGAAAGCAGTCTGACAGTTTGTCGTATCGAGTTGCAATTCTTCGAAATTGCTTCAATTTATTAAAGAATCTTTCTATTTTGTTCCGGCTTTTGTAAGCTTCTTCGTCGATTGGCCATTCTTCCTTCGCATTTGATTTGTTTGGGATATGTACTGGAATATCCCCTTCTTCGATCACTTTTGATCGGATACTATCGCTATCATAAGCTTTATCTGCAACAACTTCCTCAATATCAGGAACTTGTATGATGCTTTCATCAAACAGATTGTCGAATTCAGGTGCATCTCCAGATTGTCCAGGAGTTACTTCCACTGCGATTAACGTGTTTTCGTCAAGACATGCAACGTGAATCTTCGTACTCAATCCCCTCTACTTCTCCCAAGATCCTGATCATCGTCATCACCAGTTTTTTGCCGTGCCAGCAGCATGTTGATGTGCTCGAACTACTGAGCTATCGATGAATATTCGTTTGATGTTTTCCAGTGGTGTATCTTTCGGCATGTCCTCAAAAAGTCGCTGAAAAACATTGTTTTCACGCCAACGTTTGAACCGCTGATAAACTGCATTCCAGTCGCCAAATCTTGAAGGTAAATCTCTCCAAGGAAGCCCAGTTCTGATAAGAAATAACAGTGCCTCAAAGAACATAAGATCAGTAAGTTTTGGCTTTGCACCAGCAGCGGATCTCTTGGCTCGTTCGACCAATGGCCTAAAAATTGCCCAAATTTTGGGTGTAAGCATTGCTCTCATGATGCGCCTGCCTTGACGTTAAGTGCCTGTAATAAAAGGGTTTAGAAAGAAACTCCGATTCGTCAACACGCCCTAGCGTAACAACGATTAGTAACAGATTTGTAGGAATCAAGTCGCATCGACGCAGGATTCTGGCCATCCATGACGAAGAAGTCATCGGCTGGTTGCTTAAAGCACCAAAGCAGATACTGATTATGCCGAAAACGATTGCCTTCAAAGCAAAGCCAGCCAACAATTGGTGACATTACATCGCTTAAAAACACTTTTCCAGACTTCTTCAGCACCCATAGGGGCTACCTTATTTTGGTCCAAGATGTGGAATGTCGCGGAAACGACCAGCAAAGCAATTACAGTTTAGAATACACACTACTACCTACCATCATCACATTAGGTCCTCAATCTTAGATACGTCATTTTCATTTCCATTCTTCTCGCTACTGCGTTTAGCAATACAGTAATCCCAATAGCGGTTACCAGGTAAAAGTAGCCATTGGTCATCGTTGTATTTTCTGAAACACCACGCTGTCTGAGCTTTTGTAATATGGTAGTAGATGTAGTATTCCTGCTCTGCGCGATAAACCCAATCACTACTGGCCCACAACGGGCGAGCATCTCGGTTCAAAATCCTGCATAACCTCAACTGATGGTCTTGATCAATGACATGTGGTGTTGCGTACCAAAGTATATTATTGCTCAATGCTACAGGAAGGACCAATAAATCCCTGACTAATAGATCAGGTATCGCCCGAATCACATCCGATGGAATGGTGGCATAATAAAAGTTTATGGGCTGAACACCCTGTTGAACTGCAAAGGCCTGTGTGATATCCCAGAGATCCACGTACCCTTGCGCAACTAATGTGTCGGCAAGAGACATGGAGCGAATTTTCGAAAGTTGTAAGGCTTCTGCAATTTGCTCATCGGAGGTAGTGCCATTCTCAAGAAGCCAATTTATCCAGTTCACGTCAAAAATACCCCAGGTAGAAGGTACCATCAAATAAATGGATGTACCGTGGGAAAAGCGATTTATGAATGGTGTATTTCGGCTGAAAGCAAAATTACTTCTGGTGATCCTATTCTCGTTCCCAGCATACAAATAATCTATCTTCTGTACAACACATTGCGTCTATAAATGCATCATTATTAAAGTTGGGCATCGTCTGAAAATCACTGAGCAGACTTGAAAAGTCAGCTGATTTTTGTGGCACGAAGATCGTAGATTCGTGGTCCGATATTGCCCAGTAGACATCCTCTAAGAAAGGACCACTTGAAGTGGTTAGAATACCGATCATCTGGATTTTGGTTCGAATCATAATGCAAATGCTTCCATCAGGCAACATCACTTGCAGTTGATCCGCATTGAAAGAGGCAGTTACCTTTTCTTCTGGCATAGATTGCAGAAAGAAAGCGCGAACTCTTTCAATAATTGTATTTTTCATTTACACCGAATAAGGTCGCTAAAGGAAACACCTAGTAATTACATCTCCAGTCACATTTTTGAATAGCAGCAAGGTCACCTTCCGGGCGAAAACGAACAGTAGCCATTAGTTCTTTCTTTCGAATCGACTCTGAAGTTCTTCATGTGAGATAGCGGATTCAGGATTGGCGTTATGCGCAGCGATGCGACGAGACAACTCCTCATGTTGACTTGTAGAAACTGAAATCTCGGTAGTCGCAGGAATTGAATCCCAAAGCTCCTGCACAATCCGCAATCGATCACTTACAGAGAGTGTCGAAAGATCGGAAATCGTTTGCTCAATGTTCATCGTAGTGTCGAAAGTAAAACAACATTTTTATTAGAATACCCATCCGAAGACTTCTTCGCAACAGAATACAGCCGAAAATCGCCCAAATGATTGCACCATCTTACGTGGGCGCTAACAGATAATTCAGATCAAATTGCAGTTGGCTGGTGGGGTCGCAGTCGACGCCGATCACCCCATGCACAAAGCCGTTATCTGTGCCTTCTGCAGCCAATCCAAAAAACTGGCGTGGGTGATCGGTGACCGCGTGGAGCACTTTTCCCAATGGGCAGCGCAGCCTATCCACTAAGTGTCGGACACAGGTGTCCAGAAATACCCCACTGCCCGCCAGATACGGAGTGCCTTGCAACACAATTTTCCCGGTGGGCAGTATTTCCAGATCCACTCCCCATTCGTGGTAAGGCCCAGGTGGTAATCCCGCCAGACTGCTGGCATCGCAGGTCAGCAGCAGCCTCTCCCACCCTTTACAGCGGATCATGCACTGCAGCACCGCATCGGGCAAGTGAAAACCATCAGCGATCACACTACCATAGAGATGATCGCACGCCAATTGCTCCCACAGAAAATTATCGTGGCGGGGCAGCATTGCCGAACATCCATTCCCAAGGTGGGTGCTCATCGTGGCACCCGCATCGACGGAACTTCTTATCTGAGCAGGAGTTGCGGCCGTGTGACCAATCGCAACCACAATATTATTCGCAGTTAATGTGGGAATCATCTCGACGGCACCAGCCACTTCCGGTGCCAGCGTCACCAGGCGAACCAGACCAGGTGCAGCCTCCAGCCAACGCCGCAGTTCCTGTTCATTCACAGGTCGAATATGCTCCTTCGGGTGGGCCCCACGTGGGCCATCTACTGGCGAGAGCCAGGGACCTTCCAGATGCACTCCGGCAATCACCTGCTGAACTGCAGGGATATCAGCCCGAATGGCAGCGATCAGTTGCAGATTCCGCACCATTACTTCGTGGGCACAAGTGACCAAAGTTGCAAAAAACTGCGTAATGCCATGCCTTCGACAATGCCCAACCACCTTCATGATGCCCGCTTCAGAAAGCTCTGGGCTGTTAAAGCTGATCCCCACTGCCCCGTTGATCTGGGGGTCAAACATGCCTGGCATCAGCCAATCGTGGTGGTGGTCGACATCGATATCGTACTGTGCTGCCGAAACGGCAGTCACCTGTTGCTGGAGGAGTTCCAGATCAATCAAATCACCAGTTCGATAATGCTGGCCACGGATTCGCATGGTTTAACCCACTCTGCAGATCACACATTTGAGATATTCTGTTTCCGGGCAACTAAGTGCAATTGGGTGGTCCAGAGCTGCCCCACGTTTTTCGATAATTTGCACGTGCCGCCGTTGCTGGGAAGCAGCTTCCTGAATAATTCGCAGAAATTGCTCCATGTCGAGCAACCCGGAGCAACTGCAAGTGATCAATGTGCCATTTTCCACCAACAACTGCAGTGCGGCCTGATGCAATTTATGATAACCCTTTAATGCTTCGCGAAAAGTCGCCTGATCGCGGGCAAATTTGGGCGGATCAAGCACAATCAGGTCGTA is a genomic window containing:
- a CDS encoding sulfatase; its protein translation is MATLSFAEERNLPRPNVVFILTDDARWDTIGISGGNPHLKTPNIDRLGKEGVYFPNAFCTTSLCSPSRASILSGLYAHSHGVVNNFTEYPKNLQSFPLMLQQAGYQTAYIGKWHMGEENDDKRPGFDHFVTHRGQGKYFDTEFRVNGGERKVVPGYYTHVVTEMATDWLQNAAQQKKPFLLMVGHKAPHSFYYPEKKYEHSFDRVKIPYPDSAFQLKDKPDWFQKRLDTWHGIYGPLFSYRKKFPDRSPEAVKDFEAMTRAYWGTIQSVDDSVGVLYEKLDKLGVLDNTVFIYTTDNGLLNGEHGMVDKRTAHEPSIRLPLVVRYPRLVPVNQPKVLKQQVLTLDFAPTILELCQAKPLQNIHGMSWVPLLRGEKDAFRTAWYYEYNYEKQFPYTPNVRAIRTDRYKYIRYPHGDGTADKHMAELYDLQNDPTESKNLIRSAEHATLVKELHNQLNELIQKAGANPDKMPIDEGIRSGLPDPKIR
- a CDS encoding transposase — translated: MRAMLTPKIWAIFRPLVERAKRSAAGAKPKLTDLMFFEALLFLIRTGLPWRDLPSRFGDWNAVYQRFKRWRENNVFQRLFEDMPKDTPLENIKRIFIDSSVVRAHQHAAGTAKNW
- a CDS encoding response regulator — protein: MAEQKTILIVDDDRELSDGLRTLLEKHGFRVSQASDGKQAKTLISNNRPDLVILDMMMPGMGGYPVLEHFRDKPDAPPMIMITANEGSRHKAYAEYLGVIDYIRKPFAMERLMEAVNKAFATPDESAA
- a CDS encoding ribonuclease Z; this translates as MLDVALVGTGGTLPLPQRYLASALIRYQGELILIDCGEGTQVSLRELGWGLRNIGVILITHFHADHISGLPGLLLTIGNSGREANEPLIIAGPKGLKRVVDSLRVIAPRLPFPIELVEMDAQLEDFYQFKDFSISATPADHEIFCLSYRFDLFRAAEFLPEAAKALDIPIKRWKDLQRGETVEHNGTTYYPHQVMGEDRPGLRLGYITDSRPTQNLVEFVEGSNLLICEGTYGDPADLPKAKENKHMTFAEAGLLGKAAGVEQLWLTHFSAAMPFPKQYYNEITQFFPGAKLGTDHLQTTLRFQD
- a CDS encoding IS5 family transposase, which codes for MSTKIHVACLDENTLIAVEVTPGQSGDAPEFDNLFDESIIQVPDIEEVVADKAYDSDSIRSKVIEEGDIPVHIPNKSNAKEEWPIDEEAYKSRNKIERFFNKLKQFRRIATRYDKLSDCFLSFIHLAATFIKCRSFVNRT
- a CDS encoding amidohydrolase family protein; protein product: MRIRGQHYRTGDLIDLELLQQQVTAVSAAQYDIDVDHHHDWLMPGMFDPQINGAVGISFNSPELSEAGIMKVVGHCRRHGITQFFATLVTCAHEVMVRNLQLIAAIRADIPAVQQVIAGVHLEGPWLSPVDGPRGAHPKEHIRPVNEQELRRWLEAAPGLVRLVTLAPEVAGAVEMIPTLTANNIVVAIGHTAATPAQIRSSVDAGATMSTHLGNGCSAMLPRHDNFLWEQLACDHLYGSVIADGFHLPDAVLQCMIRCKGWERLLLTCDASSLAGLPPGPYHEWGVDLEILPTGKIVLQGTPYLAGSGVFLDTCVRHLVDRLRCPLGKVLHAVTDHPRQFFGLAAEGTDNGFVHGVIGVDCDPTSQLQFDLNYLLAPT
- a CDS encoding PP2C family protein-serine/threonine phosphatase, encoding MDAIRGWKSAVSPDCLTEVVQNYLNRFVTSGAVLLLNRQLHQQWTGCLFLRESGQFHAHRVTLSSEDVTELLHSSPTITRPLETLVRTDHSITTIFPGRSSLEICIVVDQEQLPPTSESNHSIQLLLLQYFTEVSRLALLNELEEVRLQNAREMQLIAALQKSLLPNALPVISTLQLAVEYLPSSHAGGDYYHVLRLPRGRWGILVADVSGHGGHAAMVMAIVHSLIQTYSGPTSQPGLLLEYINRHLVQMETHSKGIFVTAVYAVYDQDRAVLQICNAGHPAPRMRNSVGNSITELRSQKRIPLGIMAEVEYQHTDFSVRPGDEVLFFTDGVTDATNENEEPFGLDRLDQAVLQSQGNARNTIQQVLSHLDDYLGTAHAADDCTLLVASFVKSKKKAGEITGEFKIPKLN
- the rnc gene encoding ribonuclease III, which gives rise to MLPVSESVNTTDIEGCEAILGYRFRDAKLLSTALTHRSSACTRLDSYERLELLGDAVLGLVCVEFLFRFQEEADEGTLTKLKSFLVSRASCKEMLLELGLATYLKISKGLGNAEELPESILAGTFEAILGAIYLDGGLEEVTRFLLPVLKHRMEAIDPVLQIENAKSQLQQYTQRKNGKTPKYLIIKEIGPDHLKQFLIAVQYESRTFSPAWGNSKKSAEIRAAANALAEIEDQPVPFSSGMTDV